gcattccctgctcaggcaggcttagaactgggatcctcaagtcACAAACTCTCAGTGTACCTCGGATTCTAGCCATGAAAACTACTCTCATTCTTTGGTCCCTAGAAACGCTATCTCTTGGCTCATGCTTCAGaaactttttggttttggttgagTGACACACTAAGTTACAGGTAAGAAAGCATTCTTCCCCATGTAGCAGTTGGCTTAAAGAATTGATATAAACAAGTCCAGGTTCCAGTTCTTTGCAAGGTAAATTCACTGCAAATTCTGGATGGGGTGTGCACAGGACACATGTTACCCCCTAAAACACTGAAACTCCTGGGGCTCTACAGCCATGCTTGAACTGGAAAGCACAGCACCAGGTGACCAGCCTCTTGTACGCCAACTGAACTTGGGAGTTCAGGTCCCCTGGAGAGGGCACTTCTGTCTGgggtttcatttctgatgctgagaAGCTATTTCAGGAGAGAGGGTCCCATCTACACAGGCAGATCAGAAAGGCCGGGAGGAACCCCCTCTCTGAATACCCAAGATCCACTGGGCTCCAGACTATAGAATTGGCACTTGTTAACCACGTGACAGAAGTTGGTACAGATCTGGACTTTCTGAGTTGTCCCCATGTCTCTCAATGTCTGCACCAAACCAGCCTGAACCTGGGCAAATCTCTCAGCGTCTATGGTCCTATGCCACCACCTCTGAGGGCAGTAGCTCTCCAGGGGGGCAGGATAGAGCCCCCTTTTCAAATGGCCCAGCTTGGCCGTGAGGCTCAGGAGGTTCAGTAGGGCGGCCATGGAGATGGtatttccatagaaactgaaaGAGCTGAGCTGGGAGCACTGGCCCAGGGAGGGGAGGATGGCAGAGAGCTGGTTATCAGTAATGTAAcagtgctccagggccagggACTCCAGGGTGCCAGACACTTGCTCCAGCCATAGTCTCAGGGGCTCCGCACTGAAGGAGTCTCTCGGCAAACTCCTCAGAcgcaggtgctggagctgccTGGCGCAAGTGCTGTGGAACAGAAAGCTCAGGTCAGCTTCCTGCAGGTcgcaggagctcagggacaaggcctgcAGAGGCCGCAGGCTCCTGAAGAGGGCAGGCAGCTGTCCATGAAGGAACCTGGCGTCATGTACATGAAGCTCCCGCAGCTGCTGCAGCTGTCCCATATGGACCCCCAATTTGCTCCAGTACCAGCAATTTGTGAGGCTGGAACTTTGGGAATCGCCACGCATGTCAGAGAAGTTGAGGAGGCGGAGGCTCTTCATCTGACCCAGGTAGGGATCGAAATAATCCATGGATTCTCGACGCCAGATTTGACTCGCCAGCAGCTCCTGGATGGAGTCCAGCCTCACCACACGCAGAGCCTTCTGCATTTCAGAGACGGAGCCAGACAGAATCTGCAGCTTCCTGGAGCACAGCTGAACTCGACCTTTCTTCTCCCCGGCCCACTGGAGCAGGAGGGCTTGGAGATCATCCTGGGCATCCTGTTGAATGGTCAGGTCCATGGCGATGAGCAATGGCTGCTGATTAGTCAGTCCCAAACATGGGCTGCCAGTTTGCTTGTCAGTCAGGAAgcctgggctggagatgtgggccATGGCCAGGTACCCCCTTGTCCACATCTCTGGGTGCTCTTTCCCCAGATCGAGCAATTGCAGTTTCCAGTGAGTGGGGCGCTCCTTCTGGGCAAGAAGCAGATCGAGGccatccaggacagccttgaaGGTGTCTAGGTCTGGTGATTGTGCCAGGTcccccagggggaggcaggggaagggccaggcctgcaccatggccttcagcacctctctgtggcccccagtgtagGCCTCCATAAACagcgaagggaacagcagcaTGGGCAGATCATCTAGGGCAGAGCTGGCCAGGGCCGGGTGGCTCAGCAGATTCTGCATGGCGAGATGCTCGAGCGAAGGTGGGGTCCTTCTGCTCATCTTGCTGGATGAGATGGGAGTGCGCTGTGCAGGactctctgaatcccagcagggaCAGGCACTGGCTGCAGTCTCAGGaactctgctgctgttctctgatccctgggcTCCTTTATACCCTTAAGCCCCGCCTTCAGGAGTGCACGTCAGCCAATCAGACAGCAGCTTTGGGTGGGAATACTAAGCCACACCTACGTAGGGCGTCAACCTCTGGATTAGTTCAAACCCTGCTttccatactaagtgaagggttTAAGGGTGTGTTTCTCACctgctctttgaaatgtaaattacactgaagcaaAAACAGCTCCTACCCTTCTTCTCTAACCCTTCCCGACATGCACATGCTACTCTACTGCCCTGGGGCTGAGAAgaatcccagcccagccccagcccagctctaGAGCATCCACACATCCTACTGAACAATCTGTCTCTGTATTGCTTTTTCCTCCTGCCTTGtttattcattcctttctttcatcgtttcctccttccttttctctccgtGTCCTTTCGTCTTTCCTGTGttgtttcattccttccttcctttccttacttcttattcctttgttttttccctttgttccctACCTGTCTGCCAGCCTCCaagcttgccttctttccttccttcctttactcctttccctgcttttctttcctgccattcGTCCGTCTTTCatgtctaccttccttccttcctttctccatttcctccttgcattcttcctccctccctgcttccctcatcctcctttgtctctctctttgtttctttctctttctttctcttttctctatttcttccttcctctgatccatcccttcctccttcgTTCTTTCCTTGCTCGCTGTCTTCATTCTTTACTTTGGTAGCTGGGTAGACATGAAGTAAATATATCTATACAATATAAGGGGAGCAAATGAAGTATTGCCAGCATTCTTGTGCCATTTTCCTCAAGTCTCCACCATGACTGTGTGAACAATGTAGGGAACTCATCACCAAATTTGTGGGAGATGACGAATTAGTTCTCTTGCTCTCAACGGAGGTCCAGCCAATCAGAGAGCAGCTTCTGAGGGGATGCATGAGCCACCCTTCTAGTACAGCTAGAAAGGGGTGTCACTCTCTGCTTAGTTCAAATCCTGCTTCCTGGACAAAGTGAAGGGATTCAGGGCGTGTTTCCCACCTGCTCTTTGAACTGTAAATTACACAGAAGCAAAAACAACACCTAACCTTATTCTCTAACCCCTCCAGACATTCCTAACCTACTCTACTGCCCTGGGGCTGAGAAGAATCCCATCCCCGCCCCAACCCAGTGCTACAACATCCACACATCCTACTGGACATTCTgtcttgtttgtatttctttttcctcctgtcttgtttcttcattccttctttccatggttcatttgtttcc
This is a stretch of genomic DNA from Perognathus longimembris pacificus isolate PPM17 unplaced genomic scaffold, ASM2315922v1 HiC_scaffold_5387, whole genome shotgun sequence. It encodes these proteins:
- the LOC125345192 gene encoding PRAME family member 8-like produces the protein MAHISSPGFLTDKQTGSPCLGLTNQQPLLIAMDLTIQQDAQDDLQALLLQWAGEKKGRVQLCSRKLQILSGSVSEMQKALRVVRLDSIQELLASQIWRRESMDYFDPYLGQMKSLRLLNFSDMRGDSQSSSLTNCWYWSKLGVHMGQLQQLRELHVHDARFLHGQLPALFRSLRPLQALSLSSCDLQEADLSFLFHSTCARQLQHLRLRSLPRDSFSAEPLRLWLEQVSGTLESLALEHCYITDNQLSAILPSLGQCSQLSSFSFYGNTISMAALLNLLSLTAKLGHLKRGLYPAPLESYCPQRWWHRTIDAERFAQVQAGLVQTLRDMGTTQKVQICTNFCHVVNKCQFYSLEPSGSWVFREGVPPGLSDLPV